AGCGCCGGCTGGGACGCCAACCCACCTTTCGCTACGGCCCGCGCGAAATTGACCTGGACTTGTTGTTCTACGACCAGGCGGTCATCACAACGCCGGAACTTACCGTACCCCATCCGCGCCTGCACGAACGGGCTTTTGTGCTGGTGCCCCTGAATGACCTGGCTCCTCACTGGCGGCACCCACTTCTAGGCCGTACCATGGCTGAACTGCTGGCCCAGGTGTCCCGCGGAGGCGTCCGCCGCCTCTAATGCAACCTGCACCTTGCCACCTTTGTCCTGCCTCTTCTGTCTTGCATCCTCTCCTGCATCTTCTATCCTGCATCTTCTATCCTGCAACCCTTATCCCTGTACCTCCAGGAGGTTCCATGCCCCTACACACCCCCGAACTCCCCATTGGCCCCCGTACCTTTCGCTGGGGGGAACGCAGTTACATCATGGGCATCCTGAATGTGACCCCGGACAGTTTCTCCGGCGATGGCTTGCTGAAACGCGCTGACCCCGTGGAGGCGGCGCTGGCCCAGGCGCAGGTCTTTCTGGAGGCCGGGGCCGACATCCTGGACATCGGGGGGGAGAGCACCCGCCCGGGGGCGCAGCCCGTCCCTGTGAAAGAGGAGATCCGCCGCGTGATCCCGGTGGTGAGCGAGGTGGCCCGCCGGTTCCCCCAGGCCGTGATCTCTGTGGACACCTACAAGGCCGCCGTGGCTGAGGCCGCCCTGCAGGCCGGGGCCCATCTGGTGAACGACGTCTGGGGCCTGCGCGCCGATCCCTGCCTGGGCGAGGTGGTGGCCCGCTTTGGCGTCCCGGTGATTTTGATGCACAACCGCAGCACGCCGCAAAACGCCCAAGGGCGGGAGCGCTTAGGCGGGCGCTATGTGGGCGTGGCCTACGAGAACCTGCTGGAAGAGGTGAAGCGCGAGTTACTGGAAAGCGTGGCCCTGGCCCACGCGGCGGGCATCCCCGATGAGCGCATCATCCTGGACCCTGGCATCGGGTTCGGCAAGACGGTGGAACAGAACCTGGAGTTGGTGGATCGCCTGGGGGAGGTGCGGGCCCTGGGGTATCCGGTGCTGTTGGGGCCTTCGCGCAAGTCCTTCATCGGCTACACGTTGAACCTGCCGCCAGAGGAGCGCCTGGAGGGCACGGCGGCCGCAGTGGCCGTAGGCATCGCGCGCGGCGCCGATATCGTGCGCGTGCACGATGTGGCGTTCATGGTACGGGTGGCCCGTATGACCGACGCCATCGTGCGGCGTGGGGGGGAAACCACCGAGGGACGCCCGGGAGGCGCCCCTCGGTGGTCCGCTAAATCAACCGCTTGAGTTCTTTGATGACCCGTTTGGCGATGACCATGCGCTGCACCTCGCTGGTGCCTTCGCCGATGGTCATCAGGCGGGTGTCGCGGTACATGCGTTCCACCGGGTATTCGCGGCTGTAGCCGTAACCGCCGTGGATCTGGATGGCGTTGCGACAGACCCGCTCGGCCATCTCGGTGGCGAAGAGTTTGGCCATGGCCGCCGCGTGGGTGTAGGGCCGCCCTTGTTCTTTGAGCCAGGCGGCGTGATAGATCATCAGCCGCGCGGCATGGATCTCGGTGGCCATATCGGCCAGCATGAACTGGATGGCCTGGTGCTTGGCCAGGGGTTTGCCAAAGGTGTGACGTTCCAGGGCGTAGCGCCGCGCCTCTTCAAAGGCGGCCTGAGCGATGCCCAGGGCCAGGGCGCCAATGCCCACCCGGCCGCCGTCGAGCACTTGGAGCGTCTGATACAACCCACGGCCCACTTCGCCCAACAGGTTTTCCCGCGGCACGCGCACGTTTTCGTAGGTGATGGCGTGGCTGTGGCTGGTCCAGAGGCCCATTTTCTTTTCGGGCGGGCCGATGTACAGGCCGGGGATATCGGTGGGCACGATGATCATGCTCAGGCTTTTGCTGCTGCGCTCGGGCGCCGTGCGCACCAGGGTCACGATGTAGGCGGCGTCGGCCGCGTTGGTGATCCACATCTTGCTGCCGTTGATCACCCACTCGTCGCCGTCCAGTTCGGCTTTGGTCTGCAGGCCCTGGAGGTCCGAGCCGGTGTTGGGTTCGGTGAGCGCCAGGGCGGCCAGGGTGCCTTTTTGGCCGCTGGTGGCCGTGGGCAGGAAGCGCCGCTTTTGCTCCTCGGTGCCGAACATCACGATGGGGGCCAGGCCCAGGCTGTTGTGGGCTGCCACCGTGAGGGCGGTGCCGCCGTCGGCCCAGCCCAGTTCCTCGATGGCGAGGGCCATGCTCACCGCGTCCAGTTCGCTGCCGCCGTAGGCTTCGGGCACGGTCATGCCCAGCAGGCCCAGTTGCTTCCCCCCTTTTTCCAGGGCGGGCCAGATCATTTCGTGTCGTTCACCGAATTCAGCGGCTTTAGGGCGCACTTCTTGCGCCGCAAACTGATGCACAGCGTCACGCCACATGCGTTGTTCGGGGGTCAGGTCAAAGTCCATTTCCTCCTCCGAGGGATAAGGTTGTTGAGAGGGAGGGCTGGTCAGGGATACGCCAGCACCAGCACGCGCCCGTAGTTACGCCATTGACGGGCGAACGCTTCGGCATCGCGCCAGACCAGGTTGGGGTGGGGATGGGCGGAGTCCACAAAGCCCCAGCCTTGCTCCGGGTGGAAGGCGGCCAACACGGCAATGTGCGCCCAGAGGGGACGCCACTGGCCGAAGGCGGCAACAACACCCAGCCCCGTGACAACCCTTCGCGTAGCAGGTGGGGCGGGGCGGCCCAGCGCCACTCGGCGCGCAAGCCGTGTTGTCGCAGGGCGTCCACCACCCCCCAGGGGAAGGTGGCCCAGTTGGGAATGCGACGGATAAAAGGCAGGGGCCCCACCCAACGGGGGCGGTTGAGTTCGCGGGCCAGGGCACGGCCATCCACTCGGCGCTGCGTCAACGCGCTGAGCACCATGGCCGCTGCGAAAGGGCCGCAATGGTTGCTCTGGCCCTGCCATTGATGTGCAGCCAGCAAAGCCGGAAGATGCGGCGTGACGAGGTTGGGGGCCTCAGCTATGTCGTTCAGCGGGTCGGCCCTCCGCCGCCGTGGGCCTGTTTCGGGCGTACCATGCCTTCGGGCACCTCGACCAGCACGGCGTGGCCCTTGACCGTGACCACATCCCCGGCCCAGACCTCGGTCTCGACGACCACCTTGCGCCCCTTGTGCTCCACGATGCGCCCCTTGGCGACCAGTTCCACGCCTTGAGGCGTGGGCTTGAGAAAGTCCACTTTGAGCGAGGCGGTGACGAACCGTGGGGCAGGGTCAGTGTCACCGGGTTTGTGCCCCCGGGCCAGGTAGGCGGCCCAGGCCGCCGCGCCGGTGCTGTGGCAATCCACCAGCGAGGCCAGGAAGCCGCCGTACACATATCCGGGAATGGCGGTGTACTTTTCCTCCGGTCGATACCGGGTCACGGCGATCCCATCCTCCCAGGTCGTCTTGAAGTGATGACCGTGGGGGTTTAGCCGTCCACAACCGAAACACCAGGCTACATCGTCGGGGTACAGGTCTTGGATAAAGAAGTCCATGTTCGCTCCCTCGTCGTGAGTTTCCGAAAGGGGGGAAGCGGGCGCTGAGTACGCCTGCTTTCGACCCTATCGTGCTTTCTTGATTTCTTCCACCGCCTCGGGGTTGACCAGGGCGGAGGTGTCGCCGGGGTCCTGCCCCAGATAAGCCGCCCGGATCATCCGGCGCATCACCTTGGCGTTGCGCGTCTTGGGCAGGTCGCTGACGAAGAGCACAGCTTTCGGGGCCAGGGCCTTGCCCATAGCCTTGACCACCCGCTGCCGCAGCTCCTCACGCAGCACCTCCGAGGGCTCCTCGCCCGGCTTGAGCACGGCGAAGACCACCAAGGCGTTGCCCTTGACCTCGTCGGGGACGCCGATGGCGGCGGCTTCCATCACGGCAGGGTGCTCCACCACCACCGACTCCACCTCTGCCGGCCCCAGGCGCTTGCCGGCGACCTTGATGGTGTCGTCCGAGCGGCCCAGGATGTACCACATGCCGTCCTCGTCAATGGCCGCGAAGTCCCCGTGCACCCACACATTCGGCCAGCGGGACCAGTAGGTGCGGATGTACCGGTCGGGGTCCTTCCAGAAGCCGCGGGTCATGCCGATCCAGGGAGCCTTGATGACCAGTTCGCCCACCTGGTTGCGCGCGGGCTGGCCGTTTTCGTCGAACACGTCGGCGGCAATGCCGGGGCAGGCAGCAGAGAAGGCGCAGGGTTTCAGCGGCAGGATGGGGTTGCCCATGACAATGCCGCCGGAAATCTCCGTGCCGCCGGAGTAGTTGATGATGGGTCGTTTGCCCTCGCCCACTTCCTGGAAGAGCCACATCCACGGATCGGGGTTCCATGGCTCGCCGGTGGAGGCGAAGAAGCGTAGGCTGCTCAGGTCGTGTTTCTTCACCGGTTCGATGCCGTGGGGGATGATGGCCCGCACATAGGTCGGCGAGAGGCCCAGGTGGGTGATTTTGTGGCGCTCCACCAGGGCCCACACCCGGTCCACCTCAGGGTAATTGGGGGCGCCGTCGTAGATGAAGAACGTGGCTCCCAGGAGCAACGCGCCGAACACCAGCCAGGGGCCCATCATCCAGCCCATGTCGGTCATCCACCAGATGATGTCGCCGGGGTGGACGTCGGTGCCAAAGGCCATATCCTGTGCAGCCTTGATGGGGAAGCCACAATGGGTGTGCACCGCGCCTTTGGGCCTGCCCGTGGTCCCCGAGGTGTAAATCACCATGAGCACATCCTCGGCATCGGTGACCTCGGTTTCGGCCTCTTCGGGTTGGAAGGTGACAAAGTCGTGCCACCAGTGGTCGCGGCCTTCCTGTATTTGAACCGTGTTCCCGGCCCGACGCACCACGATCATGTGTTTCAGAGTGGGCACCTGTTTGGCGGCCTTGTCGGCCACGGCTTTCATATCGACAATCTTGCCGCGGCGGAAGAAGCCGTCGGCCGTGATCAGGGCCTTGGCATCGGCGTCCTTCAATCGTGTGACCACGGCGTCCACGCCATAGCCGCTGAACAAGGGCAGGATGATGCCACCGATCTTCGCCACGGCCAGCAGGGCGACCACGATTTCGGGAATCATGGGCATGTAGATACCGACGGCGTCGCCCTTGCCCAACCCCAGGGAACGCAAGGCGTTGGCCGCCTGGTTCACGCGCCGGTACAGGTCGCGATATGTATAAGAGCGGGTCTGTCCACCTTCGCCTTCATAGATGAACGCGACCCGCCCTTCGGTCTCGGTGCCCATGTACTTGTCCAAAAGGTTATGGACGATGTTCATTTTGCCCCCAACGCACCATTTCGGCCACTGAATGCCTCGGGAAAAGTCCACAATTTGGGTGTAAGGCTCGTAAAACTGGATGCCCAGGTATTGCAACACCGCTTCGGTAAACCAGGCGATATCCTCGGTGGAACGGCGCATGAGTTCGTTGTAGTCTTTGATGCCATGTTGCCGCATGAAGGCGGTCAGATGCGCGCGCTCGATGTACTCCGGCGTGGGACGCCAAACGATCTCACCACCAAATTCAAAGGTGCCGCTCATGGTCTCCTCCGTCCGAGTGTGATATGGTCGGTGTGTATATTCTAAGTCCAGATGGCCGAAAAGACAAATTCGGTCAGGGCTTCAGAGGTCTTGGGGGCTGCTTTTTCTGCAGGCGTCGGGGTAACCAGCCGCTGCCAGTAAGCGCGCAAGACTTCGGCATCCTCTTTGGGAACCAGAAAGGTGACCACATCCCCCAAACAGAGCATGGTATCGCCGTGGGGCATGATACCCTCGCCCTGACGCCGAATGTGAATAACCAGGAAGTCCCGCGGCAGGTTTAGCCGGGCCAACCGTTGGCCGATGATGGGCGGCGTATCGGGGGGACCGTGCACTGCAGTTCCACCGTCCCCGGCGGGGCACCCGGCAGCCGCCTGACCAGCAGCCCGCGCCGCACGGTGCCCAACTCGTAGGCGTGGACGAGGTCGTTGCGTTTGACCACGCCCAGCAGGCGATAGGGGTCGTCGCGGGCGGCCATGGGGACGCGAGAGATGTCGCGCGGGGCCATGCGTTGCAGCACGGCCCGCACCGGCTCGTCGGGGTAAACCACCACCACACGCCGGGTGGCGATGTCACGCACCCGCAGGTCTTCGGGCGGCACACTTTCGTGCCCTACCGCACGGCGATAGTCCTCCAGCGAGACGATGCCCCAGAGGCGCCCCTGCTCATCCACCACCGGGAAGCCGTGGGAGTTGGTCTGCAGGAACAGCCCCGCCAGGGCGCGAACGGGGCAGGTCGGGGCTGACCGTAACGGGGTGGGTATCCATCACTTCTTCCACCCGCACGGCGGCCAGCACATCCCCAAACGCCATCCGCCGGATCACCGAGGGGGCAGGGAGGCCACCACTACCGCGTGGCGAACTGTAAAGCGCCGAACTCGGCCAGGATGATTTCCAGGGCGAACATCACCCTGGCGATGGGGGCGTTGAAGTGGCGGCGATTCCTGCCGCTGCCCCACACGCCACCAGGGTGCGAATGCGGCGCTCGCTTTGGTGCATCCATTGGCCGATGGTCGAGCCCAAAGCCGTGCCGATTTGCACGATGGGGCCTTCGCGCCCCACTGAGCCTCCCGAACCGATATTGATGGAAGACGCCAGGGCTTTGATGATCACCACCAGCGGCCGGATACGACCACCGCGCCCAGGCCGCCGCCCAACCCCACAACCAACGCCAGGGTCATCATCACGTGGCTTCATCGGTGACCCATTGGGGAGACCAGAGGCGCGTTTTCCGACCCGATTGTGGCGACATCCGTCCTCCACAAAGTTCATCCCGGCCCGACCTGATTGTATTGTACAACGAGATGAACTTCCGTGCGGGAAAAATATGAGCAGGGCGTCAGTGCCCTGCTCGCTCGAATGCGCATCGAGTGGTGAAAAGGCCCGGAGGTTTACCCCTTGGCGGGCTTTTCCTCTGCTTGCCGTTCTGCCTGGGGCGGAGAAGCGGAAATCAACTGCTGCCAGAAGCGGTTGAGGGCCTCCACATCGCCGTCGCGGGCCAGCAGGGTGACCACATCCCCGGCCTGCAGCACCGTATCCCCGTGGGGCACGATACTCTCCCCGTCCCGATGGATGTGGATGATCAGGAACGCTTCAGGGATGTGCAACTCGGCCAGGGTCTTCCCCACGATGGGAGCGTCGGGTGGAATGGGGAACTGGGCTTCGGCGGTGCCTTTGGGCATGCCAGGCAGATGGCCCAGAGCAAAGCCACGGCGCACCATACCCAGGTCGTACGCACGCACGATTTCGTTGCGCCGCACCAGCCCCAGGAGTTTGCGCGGGTTGTCTCGCGCCACCACCGGCACGCGCGAAAGGTCGCGCGGGGCCATGCGCTGCAACACAGCCCGCACTGGCTCGTCGGGGTAGGCCACCACCACATCCCGCGTGGCGATATCCCGCACTTTCAAATCGGGGGGGATGCTTCCATCGGGCCGGAGGGCGTTGCGGTAGTCCGTGATGGAGACGATGCCCCACAACTCGCCTTTCTCGTCCACCACCGGGAAGCCATGGGAATTGGTCTGTAGGAACAGGCCGGGCAACGCCTGCACGGGCAGGTCGGGGCTGACCGTGACCGGTTTGCGGTCCATCACCTCCTCCACCCGCACGGTGGACATGATGTCCACATCCCGCCCGCGGAACAGGTGAATGCCCCGGCGGGCCAGTTTGAGGGTGTAGATGGATTCGTGGTGGAGGTGTTCGGCCAGGACCATGCTGACCACCACGGAGGCCAACAGAGGGAGCAGAATGCGGTAATCGTCCGTCATCTCAAACACGATCATCACCGCCGTGAGCGGAGCCCGCGCCGCGGCCGCGAAGACGGCCGCCATCCCCACCGTCGCGTAGGCGCCCGGCCCGGAAATCCATTGGGGAACTAAGGAGTGCAATAACCAGCCGAATGCCCCTCCGGTCATCGCGCCCATGAACAGGGAGGGGGCAAACACCCCACCGGAGTTCCCCGAACCCAGGGTGAGGATGGTGGCCACCAGTTTCAGTACCAGCAAAGTAACCAGCAGCCACACCGACACCTCGCCCAACAGCGCCGCCTGAATGCTGGGATACCCCGAACCGTAAATCTGCGGCATCCCGGCCAACAAATCCCGGGCGTTGAGGCTCAGTTGCTCCGTCGGGACGCTCCCGCGGAGCAGGTAGGGATACCCAAAGCCCACAACCCCCATGATCACGGCCCCCGCGGCCGGCTTCAGCGCATCGGGGAAGCGCCAGTTGTCGAACAGGTCCTCCATGGCATAGAGCGTCTTGATAAACGCCACGCCCACCAAGGCCGCAATCAACCCCAAACCAAAATAAGCGATGATTTCCCACGGGCCAGCGAGGACATACGAAGGCACCGAAAAGGCCGGGCGTTCTCCCAAGAAGGCCCACGAAACGGTGGCGGCGGTCACCGCCGAGAAGATCACGCTGGCCAAGTCTTCCAGCGAAAGTTCCCCGAGAATGATTTCCAGTGCAAAGAGCACGCCAGCGATGGGCGCGTTGAAGGTGGCGGCGATACCCGCCGCCGCACCGCAGGCCACTAAGTTGCGGATGCGCGACTCGGAGAACCGCAGCCATTGACCGATGGTGGACCCCAGGGCGGCGCCGACCTGGACGATAGGCCCTTCGCGCCCGGCCGAGCCCCCCGAACCGATGCAGGCTGCCGACGCGCCCACCTTGGCCACCACCACCACGGGCCGAATGCGACCACCTCGCAGAGCAATGGCTTCCATCACCTCCGGCACGCCGTGCCCTTTCGCCTCATGGGCCACATAGGCGATAATGGGCCCAGCGACCAAGGCGCCCAAAACCGGTCCCACGATGTACCAGCCCCGCCCTAAATCGGGTAGCATGCCTGGCAACACGGCATAAAGCAAATGAGTCACCCACTCGATGAGCCGGATGAAAAACACAGCACCCAACCCGGTACCCAAACCGACCAAGAAGGACAATGTGAACATCACCGGGGTGCGAGAAGGCTGCAGGCGATCTAGCCAACGCGCCATGGGGTTGGGAGCACAACCAGTTGCAGGCATCGCCCTTTCTCCGCGTGAAGAGATGGCGTGTCGTCCATAGGGGCGATCACGCAGAGGATGTGCAGTCAAGCGGCCTCTATTTTACTACGCGCCAAGGGTTCCCTTCCACTCCAGATTCGTATAAAATGGGAGGGCAGCGGCGCGTTTTGCGGAAATCCCACGCGCCCTTTCGGCAAGTTGACTTTTAGAACATCTGTGCTAAAATAAGGGCACTTCACCGGGAGGATAGGCTATGGCACGAAAACCAGACAACGGCACGGAAGACCCCCGGCGCGCGGTGCTGGAAGGCGCGCTGAGAGAAATCACCAAACGCTTCGGGGAAGGTGCCATCATGCGCCTGGGCGAGGCGCGCCATTTGCAGGTCGAGGCCATCCCTACTGGGGCGTTATCCCTGGACATCGCCCTGGGCGTCGGGGGCATCCCCCGGTCGCGGATCACCGAAATCTACGGCCCCGAATCTTCTGGCAAGACCACCCTCTGCCTGCACATCGTGGCCGAGGCTCAAAAACGAGGGGGCGTGGCCGCCTATGTGGACATGGAACACGCTCTGGATCCGGCTTACGCGGAGCGCATCGGCGTCAATGTGGACGAATTGTTCATTTCCCAACCGGATACCGGGGAACAGGCGCTGGAAATCGTTGAAACCTTGGTGCGCTCCGGCGCTGTGGATGTGGTGGTGATCGATTCGGTGGCTGCTTTGGTGCCGCGGGCCGAAATCGAGGGCGACATGGGCGACGCCACCATGGGCATGCAGGCGCGCCTGATGTCTCAGGCGCTGCGCAAACTCAGCGGGGCCATCGCCCAGACCCGCACCGCTGTCATCTTCACCAACCAATTGCGCCAGAAAATCGGCGTGCTCTTCGGCAATCCGGAGACCACCCCCGGCGGCATGGCGCTGAAGTTCTACGCTTCGGTGCGCATGGACATCCGCCGCATCCAGAGCATCAAGGTCGGCTCGGAGATCATCGGCAACCGGGTGCGGGTGAAAGTGGTGAAGAACAAAGTCGCTCCGCCTTTCCGCCAGACAGAATTCGACATCCTTTACAACGAAGGCATCTCCCGGGAGGGCGACCTGCTGGACCTGGCCACCAACCTGGAGATCATCACCAAACGCGGATCGTTCTACTCCTACGGGGATCTGCGCCTGGGTCAGGGGCGGGAGAACGCCAAGACCTTCCTGCGACAAAACCCCGACCTGGCTGCCGAGATCGAGATGGCCGTCCGGCAGTGGTATGTGGAGCAAGAACTTTTGCCGCCCTCGGCGCTCCCCGGCGGGGCAGAAGAGGCGTAAATCGCACCTTGGCACGGGCGTCGAGGACAGCGGGGAACGCCCCGCTGTCCTTTTTGCCCGTGCAGCACGCAGCATGGGAGGAGCATCACCATGGGTCGTGGATGGTGGATTTGGTTCGCTGGGCTCCTTGTAGGTGGGGCGCTTTTCGCTGGCTGCCGTCGCCAGCCGCAGGGCGCCCCGTCCGGCGTGTTCGTCCCCCCTCCGGTGCAGATGGCCACGGCGGCCGTGGGCGCCGTCACGGCCACGCCACAACCCGCCTCCTTCCCCACCCCGACACCCCCCTGCCAGGATGCGCTGACTTATCTGGAAGACCTCACCATCCCCGACGGCACGGTGGTCTCGCCGGGGGAGACGCTGGACAAGCAGTGGCGGGTGCGCAACAGCGGCACCTGCAACTGGGATGAACGCTACCACCTGCGCCTGGTCGATGGCGTGCCCCTGGGAGCCGAGAAGGAACTTCCTCTCTATCCTGCCCGCGCGGGAGCCGAGGCTGTGATCCGCATCCTTTTCACCGCGCCGGAAGAGCCCGGCCTCTACATCAGCACCTGGCAGGCGGTGAACCCGGACGGCCAGTACTTCGGCGACCCCATCTACATTCAAATTCGCGTGGCTTCTTCCCCCTGACCCCGCTTTTCGAGGGAAAGGGAAGCGGGATGCCCACTCACTGGAAAAGCCAGCCCCTGCCGAGCCCCACCCCACGGTCTCCCCGCCCGGCGCCCGCATGGGGACTGCTGGGCCTGCTGATGACCGTCCTAGTCCTTTGGGGCGGGGCGGCATGGCCCCGGCCAGCACAGCCTCATCCGAACCCGACGACGACCTTGCCGTCCCCCGCTTCGGTGCGCCCGCCCCTGGCCTTTACTCCCACCCCCACCCCCTGGCGACCGCAGCCTCCTACCCCCACCTGGGATCCCTCCCCTACCCCGTCACTGACTCCTACTGCCGCCCCTTCGCCTTTCCCCACGCCCACATCCCAACCCACCCTGCCCGCGGAGGCCCACCTCACGGGCGTTGGCGGCCACTGGCCCCTCTACAACCTGAGTTGTGAGGCGGCCAGCGCCGTGGATTGGGCCGCCTTCTTCAGCGTCTCGCTCAGCGAAGATGAGTTTCAACGCCAGTTGCCCCGCTCCGACAACCCCAATCGCGGCTTCGTCGGCAGCCCCTACGGCGTGTGGGGGCAGATCCCCCGCACGACTACGGCGTGCACGCCCCGCCGGTGGCGGCGCTGCTGCGGGCGTACGGCCTCCCCGCCCAAGTGGTCACCCACCTGGGATGGGACGGCCTGCGCGCCCAAATCGCTGCCGGGCATCCGGTCATCGCCTGGGTGGTGGGGGATTTGTGGGCCGGCACCCCAGTGACCTATCGCGCTGCTGACGGTCAGCAGGTCACCGTGGCGCCTTTCGAGCACACCGTGCTGGTGACCGGGCACACCGCCAGCACCGTGCGGCTCATCAACCGCGGTGTGGTGCAGGTGGTGCCCCGCTGGGCCTTTCTGCGCTCCTGGGAGGTGCTGGGGCAGATGGCCGTGATTTGGGGCGAAGAGCCGACGGCGCCTTAGCCCCACGCCTCAGGGGGCATGCCGCCGCAGAATCTGCCGTACCGAGCCGTAGTAACTTTCCCCGAAAAGATTGAGGTGGTTCAACAGGTGATAGAGGTTGTAAATGGGAAGCCGCTCCCGCCACTCGGGCATCAGGGGGCGAACCTCCTCGTAGGCGCGGTAGAAGGCCTCGGGAAAGCCACCGAAAAGTTGGGTCATGCCCAGTTCGGCTTCGGCCCAGCCGTAATGCGTGGCCGGGTCGATCAAAGCCGGCTGGCCGTGCTCATCCGGGATCACATTGCCGCTCCACAGGTCGCCGTGGAGCAGCGAGGCCGGTTGAGGCGGGACCAGTTCGGGCAAACGGGCGGCCAGCCGTTCCACCCGGCGCACATCTTCCTGGGGCAACAGCCCGCGCCGGTGGGCCAAGCGGGCCTGGAAGAGCAAACGGTGCTCGGCGAAGAAAGCGTAGCCGTCCTCAGTCCAGGGGTTGGGTTGAGGCATGCTGCCGATATAGTTGTCGTGGGCAAAGCCAAAGCGCGGGTTCGTATGGCGATGCAACGCGGCCAGTTGGCGGCCCAGGGTTTCCCAAAAGTCCGGTCGGCGTGAGGCCGGAGCTAGGTCTTCCAGGAGCAGGAAATCTTGCCCCCACAGATAAGGTCGCGGCACCCGGGGACCGTCGGGCACGCGCAGCGCCTCCAGGCCCTCGGCCTCGCGGGCGAACATGTCCGGCGGCGCGCTGGGGTTGGTTTTGAGGAAGAAGGTGTGCCCGGAGGCCGTCACCAGCCGCGCCCCGTTGTTAATGCACCCCCCGCCCACGGGGGCGACCCGGACCACCTCGCCGTAGCCCTGGGCCTGTAACCATGCGGCCACCTGTTGGGGCACCACCGACATCCTTACGCCTCCTGCTCTGAGGATAACTGACCGCTTTCCAGCGCCTCCAACAACCCCTGCACCGAGCGATCGATGACGCGATACACCAACTCAAACCCGTCTTCGCCGCCGTAGTACGGGTCCGGCACTTCACGTTCCCCATGGGCCTGGGGGTCGAACTCGCGCAGATAGCGCACCTTGTGCCCCTGGCCGCGCAGGCTGGCCAGGGCCATCATGTGGGCGTAGGTGTCGTCGTCCATGACGAAGAACCAGTCGAAGCGGTCGAAGTCGTCGGGGTGAATCTGGCGTCCCCGATGGTCATAGTGCAGCCCATGGCGGGCGGCCACCCGGCGTATACGGGGATCGGGCGGTTCGCCGATATGCCAAGCACCGGTGCCGGCTGAGTCCACCTCGTATTTGTGGGCCACGCCGCGCTGTTCGGCGTAGTGCCAAAAGAGGGCTTCGGCCAGAGGACTGCGGATGATGTTGCCCAAGCAGACGAAACAGAGGCGAACAGGTTGAGTCACGCAAGTAACCTCCGTTGCAGGAAGGATGCACCACGCCCCCGAATTATACCCAATCCAAATCCAGGTCTTTTGACTTCCGCCTCTGGCCGTGCTATAAAAAGCATCTCCCGCGTTTTTTTGAAGGGCAACCTATGCTCGAGAAGGTGTACGAGGCCATCGGGAAAGCCATCGCCATCATCCTCGGCTTGCAGATGGTCACCTCCCTGTCGAGCCATGCCTTCGTTTTTCCGTGAAACCGGCGGGATTCCGACAGGTACAAGGGTGAAAAAACGCCCCCGAAGGCCATCACGGCTCCGGGGGCGCGGTTGTAC
This genomic stretch from Anaerolineae bacterium harbors:
- a CDS encoding fructosamine kinase family protein, with translation MSVVPQQVAAWLQAQGYGEVVRVAPVGGGCINNGARLVTASGHTFFLKTNPSAPPDMFAREAEGLEALRVPDGPRVPRPYLWGQDFLLLEDLAPASRRPDFWETLGRQLAALHRHTNPRFGFAHDNYIGSMPQPNPWTEDGYAFFAEHRLLFQARLAHRRGLLPQEDVRRVERLAARLPELVPPQPASLLHGDLWSGNVIPDEHGQPALIDPATHYGWAEAELGMTQLFGGFPEAFYRAYEEVRPLMPEWRERLPIYNLYHLLNHLNLFGESYYGSVRQILRRHAP
- a CDS encoding CBS domain-containing protein; its protein translation is MARWLDRLQPSRTPVMFTLSFLVGLGTGLGAVFFIRLIEWVTHLLYAVLPGMLPDLGRGWYIVGPVLGALVAGPIIAYVAHEAKGHGVPEVMEAIALRGGRIRPVVVVAKVGASAACIGSGGSAGREGPIVQVGAALGSTIGQWLRFSESRIRNLVACGAAAGIAATFNAPIAGVLFALEIILGELSLEDLASVIFSAVTAATVSWAFLGERPAFSVPSYVLAGPWEIIAYFGLGLIAALVGVAFIKTLYAMEDLFDNWRFPDALKPAAGAVIMGVVGFGYPYLLRGSVPTEQLSLNARDLLAGMPQIYGSGYPSIQAALLGEVSVWLLVTLLVLKLVATILTLGSGNSGGVFAPSLFMGAMTGGAFGWLLHSLVPQWISGPGAYATVGMAAVFAAAARAPLTAVMIVFEMTDDYRILLPLLASVVVSMVLAEHLHHESIYTLKLARRGIHLFRGRDVDIMSTVRVEEVMDRKPVTVSPDLPVQALPGLFLQTNSHGFPVVDEKGELWGIVSITDYRNALRPDGSIPPDLKVRDIATRDVVVAYPDEPVRAVLQRMAPRDLSRVPVVARDNPRKLLGLVRRNEIVRAYDLGMVRRGFALGHLPGMPKGTAEAQFPIPPDAPIVGKTLAELHIPEAFLIIHIHRDGESIVPHGDTVLQAGDVVTLLARDGDVEALNRFWQQLISASPPQAERQAEEKPAKG
- the recA gene encoding recombinase RecA — translated: MARKPDNGTEDPRRAVLEGALREITKRFGEGAIMRLGEARHLQVEAIPTGALSLDIALGVGGIPRSRITEIYGPESSGKTTLCLHIVAEAQKRGGVAAYVDMEHALDPAYAERIGVNVDELFISQPDTGEQALEIVETLVRSGAVDVVVIDSVAALVPRAEIEGDMGDATMGMQARLMSQALRKLSGAIAQTRTAVIFTNQLRQKIGVLFGNPETTPGGMALKFYASVRMDIRRIQSIKVGSEIIGNRVRVKVVKNKVAPPFRQTEFDILYNEGISREGDLLDLATNLEIITKRGSFYSYGDLRLGQGRENAKTFLRQNPDLAAEIEMAVRQWYVEQELLPPSALPGGAEEA
- a CDS encoding low molecular weight phosphotyrosine protein phosphatase, with amino-acid sequence MTQPVRLCFVCLGNIIRSPLAEALFWHYAEQRGVAHKYEVDSAGTGAWHIGEPPDPRIRRVAARHGLHYDHRGRQIHPDDFDRFDWFFVMDDDTYAHMMALASLRGQGHKVRYLREFDPQAHGEREVPDPYYGGEDGFELVYRVIDRSVQGLLEALESGQLSSEQEA